One region of Bubalus bubalis isolate 160015118507 breed Murrah chromosome 15, NDDB_SH_1, whole genome shotgun sequence genomic DNA includes:
- the DERL1 gene encoding derlin-1 isoform X1: MSDIGDWFRSIPTITRYWFAATVLVPLVGKLGLMSPAYFFLWPEAFLYRFQIWRPVTAAFYFPVGPGTGFLYLVNLYFLYQYSTRLETGAFDGRPADYLFMLLFNWICIVITGLAMDMQLLMIPLIMSVLYVWAQLNRDMIVSFWFGTRFKACYLPWVILGFNYIIGGSVINELIGNLVGHLYFFLMFRYPMDLGGRNFLSTPQFLYRWLPSRRGGVSGFGVPPASMRRAADQNGGGGRHNWGQGFRLGDQ, translated from the exons ATGTCGGACATCGGGGACTGGTTTAGGAGCATCCCGACCATCACGCGCTATTGGTTCGCCGCCACTGTCTTGGTCCCCTTAGTCGGTAAACTCGGTCTTATGAGCCCGGCCTATTTCTTCCTCTGGCCCGAAGCCTTCCTCTATCGCTTCCAG ATTTGGAGGCCAGTCACTGCCGCCTTTTACTTCCCTGTGGGTCCAGGCACTGGATTTCTTTATTTGGTCAATTTATACTTCTTATATCAGTACTCTACTCGACTCGAAACAG GAGCTTTTGATGGGAGGCCAGCAGACTATTTATTCATGCTCCTCTTCAACTGGATTTGCATCGTG ATTACGGGCTTAGCAATGGATATGCAG TTGCTGATGATTCCTCTGATCATGTCAGTACTTTATGTCTGGGCCCAGCTGAATCGAGACATGATTGTGTCATTTTGGTTTGGAACACGATTTAAG GCTTGTTATTTACCTTGGGTTATCCTTGGATTCAACTATATCATTGGAGGCTC GGTCATCAATGAGTTAATTGGAAATCTCGTCGGACATCTGTATTTCTTCCTCATGTTCAGATACCCGATGGACTTGGGAGGGAGGAATTTTCTATCCACGCCTCAGTTTTT GTACCGTTGGCTACCCAGCAGGAGAGGAGGGGTATCGGGGTTTGGCGTGCCCCCAGCTAGCATGAGGCGAGCGGCCGATCAGAACGGCGGAGGCGGTCGACACAACTGGGGCCAGGGCTTTCGGCTCGGGGACCAGTGA
- the DERL1 gene encoding derlin-1 isoform X2: MLLFNWICIVITGLAMDMQLLMIPLIMSVLYVWAQLNRDMIVSFWFGTRFKACYLPWVILGFNYIIGGSVINELIGNLVGHLYFFLMFRYPMDLGGRNFLSTPQFLYRWLPSRRGGVSGFGVPPASMRRAADQNGGGGRHNWGQGFRLGDQ; encoded by the exons ATGCTCCTCTTCAACTGGATTTGCATCGTG ATTACGGGCTTAGCAATGGATATGCAG TTGCTGATGATTCCTCTGATCATGTCAGTACTTTATGTCTGGGCCCAGCTGAATCGAGACATGATTGTGTCATTTTGGTTTGGAACACGATTTAAG GCTTGTTATTTACCTTGGGTTATCCTTGGATTCAACTATATCATTGGAGGCTC GGTCATCAATGAGTTAATTGGAAATCTCGTCGGACATCTGTATTTCTTCCTCATGTTCAGATACCCGATGGACTTGGGAGGGAGGAATTTTCTATCCACGCCTCAGTTTTT GTACCGTTGGCTACCCAGCAGGAGAGGAGGGGTATCGGGGTTTGGCGTGCCCCCAGCTAGCATGAGGCGAGCGGCCGATCAGAACGGCGGAGGCGGTCGACACAACTGGGGCCAGGGCTTTCGGCTCGGGGACCAGTGA